In Micromonospora ferruginea, the sequence GCTGCTGGCCAGCGCCGTCACCCGGGCCGCCGACCCGGTGGCGATGGCCACCGCGATGCGGTACGCGGTCGAGGCCGGCCACCTGGCGTACGGCGCCGGTCGCATCCCCCGCCGTGACCACGCGCTGCCGTCCACCCCCGACGCCGGCCGACCGAACCTGTGACGGCCTGTTCCGATCTTGGTACGACGGCGCCCCTTCAGGGGCGGATGCGTACCAAGGTCCGCCGATGCCCGGGCGGGCTGGTGCTGATGACGGATCGGCGGGTGGCGCGGCGGCCGCTGGTGGACGTCGTGGCGGCGGCGGTGGGCGGGGGAGTGCGGTGGGTCGTGCTGCGGGAGAAGGACCTGCCCCGCGCCGAGCGCCTCGCCCTCGCCGTCGAACTGCGCGCGGTGCTCGCCGACGTCGACGGCGCGCTGATCGTCGCCGGCCCCGACCCGCTCGACGGGGACGCCGTGCACCTGCCCGCCGCCGGCCCGTACCCGCCGCCGCGCCTCGCGCTGGTCGGCCGCTCCTGCCACGACGCCGCCGAGCTGGCCCGACTGACCACCGAGGACTACGCGACCCTGTCCCCGGTGTTCCCGACCCGCACCAAACCCGGCTACGGCCCCGCGCTGGGCCCGGACGGCTTGCGCGAACTGGTGGCGGCCAGCCCGGTCCCGGTGCTCGCCCTCGGCGGCATCGAAACCCCGGACCAGGTGCGGGCCTGCGTCGACCCCGGCGCCACAGGCGTCGCCGTCCTCGGTGCACTGATGCGCGCCGAGAACCCCACCGACACCGCCACCACGCTCGGCAGCGCCTTCCAGGAGGCGTCCACCCGTCTGGCGCGCACCCTCCACCCACCGACGGACGTCCCCACGAGAGGGCTGCGGCCGACCGTGCCCACGGAGGGATCAAGCCTGACCGCCCAGAGTGGGCACGGTCGGCCGCAGCCCCCCACCGCGACCACAGAGGAAAGACAGTGACGCCGCAGGTACTACTCACCATCGCCGGCTCCGACTCCGGCGGCGGCGCCGGCATCCAGGCCGACCTCAAGACGTTCGCCGCGCTCGGCGCGTACGGCACGAGCGTGCTCACCGCCGTCA encodes:
- a CDS encoding thiamine phosphate synthase — protein: MRTKVRRCPGGLVLMTDRRVARRPLVDVVAAAVGGGVRWVVLREKDLPRAERLALAVELRAVLADVDGALIVAGPDPLDGDAVHLPAAGPYPPPRLALVGRSCHDAAELARLTTEDYATLSPVFPTRTKPGYGPALGPDGLRELVAASPVPVLALGGIETPDQVRACVDPGATGVAVLGALMRAENPTDTATTLGSAFQEASTRLARTLHPPTDVPTRGLRPTVPTEGSSLTAQSGHGRPQPPTATTEERQ